The Mammaliicoccus sciuri genome window below encodes:
- a CDS encoding HAMP domain-containing sensor histidine kinase, giving the protein MKQQSLKTKWMMLTTTITFIIFALFSMFIIYFISLYLKDQETSTATRSTYDTINLLKTKTLGQITSTDTNATITDNQKLVLYDRFGKPIFEETHNNDLDYTPKFERVNQLKVYETKQNNKSYIVVYTPVNTSYFSGYEAVVHPLANYDAIIKFMIILATVFGLTALFLIALISYVFSSQITKPITILSDKMKQIRRDGFQEKLEVPTNYEETDDMIQTFNRMMEQLESSFDQQKQFVEDASHELRTPLQIIQGHLNLIQRWGKNNPEVLEESLDISIEEMTRITKLVEELLLLSKDARSSTGDEIDIVDINYEINSRIKSLKKLHPDYTFNFESNYNAIRMNINRFHFEQMLLIFIDNAMKYDKKNKNIEIVTNLKNRNITIDIIDHGVGIPQKDLEFIFDRFYRVDKSRSRKEGGNGLGLSIAKKLVNSYDGIVKVESVVNEYTKISVVFKESFINK; this is encoded by the coding sequence ATGAAACAACAATCATTAAAAACTAAATGGATGATGCTTACGACGACGATTACGTTTATTATATTTGCTTTGTTCAGTATGTTTATCATTTATTTCATTAGTTTATATTTGAAAGACCAAGAAACAAGCACAGCAACAAGAAGTACATATGACACCATTAATTTATTGAAGACGAAGACTCTTGGTCAAATTACTTCAACAGATACTAATGCGACGATAACGGATAATCAAAAGCTTGTGCTATATGATAGATTTGGTAAACCGATTTTTGAAGAAACGCATAATAATGATTTAGATTATACGCCGAAATTTGAGCGCGTGAATCAACTTAAAGTTTATGAAACGAAACAAAATAACAAATCATATATTGTCGTTTATACACCTGTAAACACAAGTTATTTCAGTGGTTATGAAGCTGTTGTCCATCCGCTAGCAAATTATGATGCCATCATTAAATTTATGATTATACTAGCAACTGTATTTGGATTAACGGCATTGTTCTTAATTGCATTAATCAGTTATGTATTTTCATCGCAAATCACGAAACCTATTACGATATTATCCGATAAAATGAAACAAATTCGTAGAGACGGTTTCCAAGAAAAGCTTGAAGTCCCAACAAACTATGAAGAAACAGACGATATGATCCAGACCTTTAATAGAATGATGGAACAATTGGAAAGTTCTTTTGACCAACAGAAACAATTCGTCGAAGATGCTTCACATGAATTGAGAACGCCGCTGCAAATTATACAAGGTCACTTAAACCTCATTCAAAGGTGGGGCAAAAACAATCCAGAAGTATTAGAAGAATCTTTAGATATTTCTATTGAAGAAATGACACGTATTACGAAACTCGTTGAAGAACTACTACTATTATCAAAAGACGCTCGATCAAGTACAGGTGATGAGATTGATATTGTCGATATCAACTATGAAATAAATTCTAGAATTAAATCATTAAAGAAATTACATCCAGATTATACATTCAATTTCGAATCAAATTACAACGCAATTAGAATGAATATCAATCGATTTCATTTTGAACAAATGTTATTAATCTTTATTGATAATGCTATGAAATATGATAAGAAAAATAAAAACATTGAAATTGTGACGAATTTAAAAAACAGAAATATTACAATTGATATTATTGACCATGGTGTGGGCATACCTCAAAAAGACTTAGAATTCATATTTGACCGCTTTTATAGAGTTGATAAATCACGTTCTAGAAAAGAAGGCGGCA
- a CDS encoding response regulator transcription factor: MKKILIIEDEQNLARFIELELKHEDYEVEICNDGESGLNQALAEDYNCILLDLMLPKMNGLEVCRRVRREKDTPIIMITAKGDTYDKVIGLDYGADDYIVKPFDIEELLARIRVIIRRNVTVEPISHTITVNDLTIDKNAFSVSIHGESIDLTKTEYELLLLLAENQNFVLQREQILNHVWGYESEVETNVVDVYIRYLRNKLKLFKKENIIETVRGVGYVIRS; this comes from the coding sequence ATGAAAAAGATACTCATCATAGAAGATGAACAAAATTTAGCAAGATTTATAGAATTAGAACTTAAGCATGAGGACTATGAAGTAGAAATATGTAATGATGGTGAGAGCGGACTAAACCAAGCTTTAGCAGAAGATTACAACTGTATATTATTAGATCTCATGTTACCAAAAATGAATGGTCTTGAAGTATGTAGACGTGTTCGTCGTGAGAAAGATACGCCGATTATTATGATAACGGCTAAGGGCGATACATATGATAAAGTTATTGGTCTTGATTATGGCGCAGATGACTATATTGTTAAACCATTTGATATTGAAGAATTATTAGCGAGAATTCGCGTTATTATTAGAAGAAACGTCACAGTTGAACCAATAAGTCACACAATTACTGTTAATGACTTAACAATTGATAAAAATGCTTTTTCTGTATCTATCCATGGTGAATCTATTGATTTAACGAAGACTGAATACGAATTGTTATTATTACTAGCTGAAAATCAAAATTTCGTCTTACAAAGAGAGCAGATTTTAAATCATGTATGGGGTTATGAGTCAGAAGTTGAGACTAATGTTGTGGACGTATATATTCGTTATTTACGTAACAAACTTAAACTATTCAAGAAAGAGAATATTATCGAAACTGTTAGAGGAGTGGGATACGTGATCAGATCATGA
- a CDS encoding GNAT family N-acetyltransferase, with product MGEISLRKATRSDIQHINQLTETAKSIMEHDQNPQWDHRYPLEKHFYEDIDNGDLYLYEENNVIAGYICVNQEQAEWYKQFDWPANTDGAYAIHRMATNPEYKGVAMKMMQFAIDIATEAGTPIIITDTFSLNKRAQRLFEKFDFIKMGEYETDEFPFDKNAPFYAYYKLIENEEK from the coding sequence ATGGGGGAAATTAGTTTGAGAAAAGCAACAAGATCAGATATTCAACATATTAATCAATTAACAGAAACGGCTAAATCGATTATGGAACACGATCAGAATCCTCAATGGGATCATCGTTATCCATTAGAGAAGCATTTCTACGAAGATATAGATAACGGCGACTTATATCTATATGAAGAAAACAATGTCATTGCCGGATATATATGTGTCAATCAAGAACAAGCTGAATGGTATAAACAATTTGACTGGCCAGCTAATACTGACGGCGCATATGCCATTCATAGAATGGCTACAAATCCTGAATATAAAGGTGTCGCAATGAAGATGATGCAATTTGCCATTGATATTGCTACAGAAGCAGGCACGCCTATTATCATAACGGATACATTTTCACTTAATAAACGTGCACAAAGACTGTTTGAAAAATTTGATTTTATAAAAATGGGTGAATATGAAACAGATGAGTTTCCATTTGATAAGAACGCACCATTTTATGCATATTATAAATTGATAGAGAACGAGGAGAAATAA
- a CDS encoding phosphatase PAP2 family protein — protein sequence MSQANRTLLILIFSLIFGVIAFFHESRLGKWIDNEVYNFIYSTESFITTSIMLGFTKLGEVWAMIALSLIVICYLKLKKYNIETLFFAVTMILSGTLNPLLKNIFDRERPTLLRLIDISGFSFPSGHAMGSTAFFGSLIFIIFRVANKSIRPYLIGLCVICIAMISSSRVYLGVHYPTDIIAGIIGGVICIMLTQSMIRKKL from the coding sequence ATGAGCCAAGCAAACCGTACTTTACTCATACTAATATTTAGTTTGATATTTGGAGTCATTGCATTTTTCCATGAATCAAGACTCGGTAAATGGATTGATAATGAAGTTTATAACTTTATATATTCAACTGAAAGCTTTATAACGACTTCTATAATGCTTGGTTTCACAAAACTAGGAGAAGTTTGGGCAATGATTGCCTTATCACTCATCGTGATTTGTTACTTAAAACTTAAAAAATATAACATTGAAACATTATTTTTTGCAGTTACGATGATTTTATCAGGTACATTAAATCCACTTCTTAAAAATATATTCGACAGAGAAAGACCAACTTTACTTAGACTGATAGATATATCTGGATTTAGTTTTCCGAGCGGACATGCAATGGGATCCACCGCATTTTTCGGATCACTGATATTCATTATATTTAGAGTAGCAAACAAATCTATACGACCTTATTTGATAGGGTTATGTGTCATTTGTATTGCAATGATATCATCATCACGCGTATATTTAGGCGTACATTATCCAACTGATATCATCGCTGGTATAATCGGCGGCGTCATTTGCATAATGTTAACTCAAAGTATGATACGAAAGAAATTATAG
- a CDS encoding undecaprenyldiphospho-muramoylpentapeptide beta-N-acetylglucosaminyltransferase, translated as MKKIAFTGGGTIGHVAVNLALIPEAQKRDIKTIYIGSKNGIEKEMITDSAKDTKYIPISSGKLRRYLSFENLKDVFKVLKGILDARKVLKKEKPDLVFSKGGFVSVPVIIAAKSLKIPSIVHESDVTPGLANKISMKFANKMYTTFEETLKYVPKEKSDYIGAIIREDLRDGSKEEGYQSTGFNDQLPVLLVMGGSLGSKALNKAIRDNLDYLTKKYQIINLTGKGHVDHSIKNDNYVQYEFVSNELMHFYAITDTVISRAGANAIYEFATLKLPMLLIPLGLDQSRGDQIDNAKIFEKNGYAKVLQEKDVNQANLISQLDKLENEREAIIDKMSHFKESYTKETLFNKIESDIK; from the coding sequence ATGAAGAAGATAGCATTTACCGGTGGCGGTACGATAGGACATGTTGCAGTAAATTTAGCACTCATTCCTGAAGCACAAAAGCGTGATATAAAAACAATATATATTGGATCTAAAAACGGTATTGAGAAAGAAATGATTACAGACTCTGCCAAAGATACGAAATATATTCCGATTTCAAGCGGGAAGTTACGTCGATATTTATCTTTTGAGAATTTAAAAGACGTCTTTAAAGTATTAAAAGGTATATTAGACGCTAGAAAAGTATTAAAAAAAGAAAAACCAGATTTAGTCTTTTCTAAAGGTGGATTTGTCAGTGTTCCAGTTATTATCGCAGCCAAATCATTAAAAATTCCATCAATTGTACATGAATCAGATGTTACACCAGGTTTAGCAAATAAAATTTCAATGAAATTTGCTAATAAAATGTATACAACTTTTGAAGAAACTTTAAAATATGTACCTAAAGAAAAATCAGATTATATTGGTGCGATTATTAGAGAAGATTTAAGAGATGGCTCTAAAGAAGAAGGCTATCAATCAACGGGCTTTAATGATCAATTACCTGTATTACTCGTAATGGGTGGTAGTTTAGGTTCTAAAGCATTAAATAAAGCGATTCGAGATAACTTAGACTATTTAACAAAGAAATATCAAATTATTAATTTAACTGGTAAAGGTCATGTAGATCATAGTATTAAAAACGACAACTATGTCCAATATGAGTTTGTTTCAAATGAATTAATGCACTTCTATGCGATTACAGACACTGTCATCAGTAGAGCAGGGGCTAACGCTATATATGAATTTGCGACATTGAAGTTACCAATGTTATTAATCCCACTTGGTTTAGATCAATCAAGAGGAGACCAAATTGATAATGCTAAAATTTTTGAGAAAAATGGATATGCTAAAGTATTACAAGAAAAAGATGTGAACCAAGCTAATCTGATTAGTCAACTTGATAAATTAGAAAACGAACGTGAAGCTATTATTGACAAAATGTCACATTTCAAAGAAAGTTATACTAAAGAAACACTATTCAACAAAATCGAATCAGACATAAAGTAA
- a CDS encoding S41 family peptidase, whose translation MKPFKNKQSRQITLPLYKLFIILFVTVLLTAVVTFASYKFGLYFGNDQQKELNKIEKAYKQINNDYYKDVDDDKLTQGAIDGMIKSLNDPYSEYISAKDTTSYNEEISGDFVGIGAEMEMHDGYVRITSPMKDSPAEKAGVKSLDVITKVDHESIKNKSLNEIVKKVRGKKGTTVTLTIKREGKEPFDVKIKRDKIHLTSVDYTKKKDTGVIAISKFQNKTTKELQSALKQAKKDKVKHVVLDLRNNPGGLLDEVLTSVNLFVDKNKPVIYLETKGDKPQAVETENDKMSGIDDMDYTVLVNKGSASAAEIFAGALQDYKIADVLGTTTFGKGIGQVHKEFSDSSILKYTNMRWLTPNKSYIHKKGIQPDKTIKAPKYEEIEIIDPSKTYQEGDRSKEIKSIKIGLNALGYNINNENDNFDAQLTSQVKSFQSDQDLTANGIFTDDTTKKFIELLRKKIRSEDKQLDEAIQYMHK comes from the coding sequence ATGAAACCTTTTAAAAACAAACAAAGTCGGCAAATAACGCTTCCTTTATATAAGTTATTTATTATATTATTTGTTACGGTCTTATTAACGGCTGTTGTGACGTTTGCTTCGTATAAATTCGGTTTATACTTTGGTAATGATCAACAAAAAGAACTTAACAAAATTGAAAAAGCTTATAAACAAATTAATAACGACTATTACAAAGATGTTGATGACGACAAATTAACACAAGGCGCTATTGATGGTATGATCAAATCTTTAAATGATCCTTATAGTGAATACATATCCGCTAAAGATACAACAAGTTATAACGAAGAAATTTCTGGTGATTTTGTTGGAATTGGTGCAGAAATGGAAATGCACGATGGCTACGTTAGAATTACGAGTCCTATGAAAGATTCTCCTGCTGAAAAAGCTGGCGTAAAATCTTTAGATGTTATTACAAAAGTAGATCATGAATCGATTAAAAATAAATCGTTAAATGAAATTGTTAAAAAAGTAAGAGGTAAAAAAGGGACAACTGTTACGTTAACCATTAAACGAGAAGGTAAAGAACCTTTTGATGTTAAAATTAAGCGTGACAAAATTCATCTTACAAGTGTCGATTATACAAAGAAAAAAGACACTGGGGTCATTGCAATTTCTAAGTTCCAAAATAAAACAACGAAAGAATTACAATCCGCATTGAAACAAGCGAAAAAAGATAAAGTGAAACATGTCGTTTTAGATTTAAGAAACAATCCAGGTGGTTTATTAGATGAAGTTTTGACAAGTGTTAACTTGTTTGTAGATAAAAATAAACCTGTTATATATTTAGAAACGAAAGGTGATAAACCACAAGCAGTTGAAACTGAAAACGACAAAATGTCTGGTATTGACGATATGGACTATACAGTACTCGTTAATAAAGGTTCCGCAAGTGCTGCAGAAATATTTGCTGGCGCATTACAAGATTATAAAATTGCAGATGTCCTAGGTACAACGACTTTTGGTAAAGGTATCGGACAAGTTCATAAAGAATTTAGCGATTCTAGCATTTTGAAATATACAAACATGAGATGGTTAACACCTAACAAATCTTATATTCATAAAAAAGGTATTCAACCAGATAAAACCATTAAAGCACCTAAATATGAAGAAATAGAAATAATCGATCCAAGTAAGACTTACCAAGAAGGCGATCGATCTAAAGAAATTAAATCAATTAAGATTGGTTTGAACGCTTTAGGGTATAATATTAACAATGAAAATGACAATTTTGATGCCCAACTGACATCTCAAGTTAAATCATTCCAAAGTGATCAAGATTTAACAGCAAATGGTATTTTCACAGATGATACAACTAAGAAATTTATTGAACTTTTACGCAAGAAAATCCGTAGTGAAGATAAACAACTTGATGAAGCAATTCAATATATGCATAAGTAA